Genomic DNA from bacterium:
GGATTTCATTGCCAAGGCCGAGAACATCGTCTTCATCGGCCCCACCGGCGTCGGCAAGACCGGCCTCGCTTCGGGCCTGCTCCTGAAGGCTCTGCAGAACGGCTACCGCGGGCAATTCGTCCGTGCCCAGGATCTGTTCGACGACATGTACGCGTCCCTGGCCGACCATTCTTCACGAAAGCTCATCAACCGCCTCGCACGGCTCGATCTGCTTGTGATCGACGAGATGGGATACCTCAACCTCAAGCCCGAACAGACCAATATCTTCTTCAAACTCATGGAGGAGCGATACCACAGGCGAGCTACCCTCATCACCACCAACCTCGACTACGACGAGTGGCACCACTTCCTCGGGCGAAAGCCGATGGTCGAGGCGCTGCTGTCGAGACTGCGTCATCACTGCCACACCATGAAGATGGACGGCCCATCGCTACGGGAGCCGCAAGGATGAGACTGCCCCAGGATGCAAACGAATGGTGGGTCTTCGACCCCGCCATGGATCGTGAGCAGTACGTACGCCAGACCCTCGAGGAATACCGAACCACACTCAATGTATGTGGCAGAGTACGCCGTACCGATCACGATCTTGCGGTAAACCTCTACCAGAAGGCGGTTCCGTTGACCGCCATCGAGGGTGCCTTTATCCTCGCCACAGCGCGACGGACCTCGCGCCACCCCACACGTGCG
This window encodes:
- a CDS encoding ATP-binding protein, producing MNDDLDQLLKSLHLKKIHEIVEEEIQRAEQQQITYQEFLLRLMRPQWHARQEQALAWRIKRACLPELWTLESFPYKKQPGVDRRRINTLAELDFIAKAENIVFIGPTGVGKTGLASGLLLKALQNGYRGQFVRAQDLFDDMYASLADHSSRKLINRLARLDLLVIDEMGYLNLKPEQTNIFFKLMEERYHRRATLITTNLDYDEWHHFLGRKPMVEALLSRLRHHCHTMKMDGPSLREPQG